Within Candidatus Zixiibacteriota bacterium, the genomic segment GTCTGAACCGCGCCATTGAGCTTGATCCTGACTATGCTATGCCTTACGTCTGGAAGGCGATTGCGTATCAGAGCCAGGTCTTCTGGGGAGGGATGGCTCCTGACGAGGCTTTCGCAAACTCAACCGCGGCGATTGAGAAGGCTTTACAGCTTGATGATTCGATCGCCGATGCCTACAACTTGCAGGCAGTGACCAGTTTTTCGCATGACTGGGATTGGGATAAGGCTGAGAGGACTTTCAAACGAGCGCTGGAACTTGCGCCAACTGTAGCTCTGATCCACACCAACTACTCTCTCTTTCTGATGGTCCTGAAGCGTTATGATCAGGCTCTCGAGGAAGCCGACATCGCCCGGAAACTTGATCCGCTTTCGAGTATGGTCAATACGTGGGCGGCAATCGTACCTCTGTTCGCGGGACAGGTTCAGGATTCCATTGACCAACTGAAGGCAATCATCAAGACAGACCCGGATTACTGGCAGCCCAACTATCACATGAGCGTAGCCCTCCGGGAAATCGGCCGGATGGATGAAGCCATTGCATCGGCAAAACGAGCCTTTGAGTTGTCCGGGGGAGCGCCGATTACTCTCACTCAGATCATCTGTTGCTACTATCTGAATGGAGATGTGATCGAAGCAGAGAAGTCCTATGACGAACTCGTGCAATTGGCCCAAAAGTTATATGTCCCGCCTATGTTCTTCGCCTGGATAAGCTTCGTCAGGAACGACCTTGAGGAAGGCATCGCCTGGCTGGATAAGGCGGAACAGACTCATGACTACTGGCTCTGCTGGGCGGCATCCTCGTCCTTTATTGACCGTGAAGCCGATCCGAGAATCGATGCCCTAATAAAAAGGATCGGGCTGACTTAGTAAGTAGGGCGAAACCCCCTGGTGGTTCCGCCAGGCATCTGAGGACATACTCCCGAGGCCCGAGAATCTCAAGAATGTTTTTGAAGGATTTGAGCGGATGTTTGATAAAGGTGAGTAAATGAGACATTTGATGCCGCATTACAGACTCAATCCTGAACTGGAGCCGAACAAAGCGTTATGAAATTCACCAGAATCTATGCCGACGAATACGGGGAGTCACACTTCGAGGATGTTGAGGTCAATTTCGATACGATTGATTTCGCTCCCCCTGCCCCACCATTGGGTGTCTCTCAACCGACCCCGGCCCAGCGGTACCGTTATCTGAGAGGGCCGGCCGGCTGGGTTGGGGACTGGCATCCCGCGCCGGAGCGCCATCTAATGATATACTTGTCGGGCGAAGTTGAAGCCGAAACCAGCGATGGAGAAATCCGTCGTTTTGGACCCGGTAGCGTGATCCTATTAGAAGACACTTTCGGCCGGGGGCACCGGAGCCGTGTGCTGGGACTGACCGACGTGCTGGTGGCGGTTGTGCAGTTGGACGTTCCCCCGGAATAGCAGAACCTCGTTACCTGTTCAAGAAGACAGGCTTACCTGTGGCGGTTTTTGCCTTGCATCAATCGTAATCGACAGTTTACTTGCCTCGTATGAAACGTGCTCTTCTGATCCTTATTGTTATTATGCTGGCAACCGGTGCTGTGGCCCAGGAAACGTTCTACTCTATGTTTTCCTACACCCACTATGTCCCCAGCGTGTTAATCAATGACAGGTCCGTGTCGCTTCAAAGTGACCTGTACCCGCAATGGTACCACGAACACTCGGCGGTGCGAGACATGCGTTGGGTACGGCAGAACGATAGCGCCATTACTGCCTTCTGGGAGATTCAGGGAGACACAATCCTGCATATCCTCTGCGAGTTGTCCGGTGTCGAGTGGCAGGAAAGTGACATCGACATTCACCTCGTACGGTATTTTCCGTCAATGGGTTCATCGGAGCCGCTTATCATTCCCCTCGGCGGAATCATGACCGGCGCATTAATTGAGGCGGTGCCCACCGACCGGCGCCTTAAGCTCAATCTTGTTTACCAACTGGCCAAGCGCATTCTGGCCCAGACGGTTCAGCCCCGTTTCAATGTTACCATGGGTATTGCCGGCCATCCCCTTATGCGGCCCGGTCCTTACCGGCGGGACAACCTGGCCCTGCTATTGGCTCTGGCCACCTGCGAGAATGTACTGGGCATGGATTCGACCTTTGATGCCTTCCAGTCTAACTGGTGGCAACGCCAGGCTCCGGGTCGGGAGATTCTCAAACGCCATTTCCTGCAGCAATGGATTCTTACCCCCGAACAGACACTGGCTGACTGGATTACACAGGAGCCGTACGGTTCACATTTGGTT encodes:
- a CDS encoding cupin domain-containing protein, which gives rise to MKFTRIYADEYGESHFEDVEVNFDTIDFAPPAPPLGVSQPTPAQRYRYLRGPAGWVGDWHPAPERHLMIYLSGEVEAETSDGEIRRFGPGSVILLEDTFGRGHRSRVLGLTDVLVAVVQLDVPPE